A section of the Thauera chlorobenzoica genome encodes:
- a CDS encoding low molecular weight protein-tyrosine-phosphatase, which produces MLKILFVCSGNICRSPTAEGVARDLLAAAGLAGTVTVDSAGTLDYHVGEAPDRRAQRAAAQRGYDLSALRARALVAEDFERFDLLLAMDRGHLEIMQDRCPEPYRPRLGLFMQFAADSGLADEVPDPYHGGAEDFERVLDMCEYGVRRLLESVGTRA; this is translated from the coding sequence ATGCTGAAAATCCTGTTCGTGTGTTCCGGAAACATCTGCAGGTCACCCACCGCCGAAGGCGTCGCCCGCGATCTGCTCGCGGCTGCAGGTTTGGCAGGGACGGTGACGGTCGATTCGGCGGGCACGCTCGATTACCACGTCGGCGAGGCGCCGGACCGGCGTGCCCAACGCGCGGCAGCGCAGCGCGGCTACGATCTGTCGGCGCTCCGGGCGCGGGCGCTGGTGGCGGAGGATTTCGAGCGTTTCGACCTGCTGCTGGCGATGGATCGTGGCCATCTCGAGATCATGCAAGACCGCTGTCCCGAGCCGTATCGGCCGCGCCTGGGATTGTTCATGCAGTTCGCCGCGGATTCGGGTCTCGCGGATGAAGTGCCGGACCCGTATCACGGTGGGGCGGAGGACTTCGAGCGCGTGCTCGATATGTGCGAATACGGCGTGCGCCGGCTGCTGGAGTCGGTCGGCACGCGCGCCTGA
- a CDS encoding Rne/Rng family ribonuclease, with the protein MKRMLFNATQAEELRVAIVDGQKLIDLDIESAAKEERKSNIYKAVITRIEPSLEAAFVDYGAERHGFLPFKEISRTYFQPGVDAGKASIKEALREGQELIVQVEKDERGNKGAALTTYISLAGRYLVLMPNNPRGGGVSRRVEGDERAELREAMDQLEVPSGMSLIARTAAIGRSAEELQWDLNYLLQLWTAIEGAAQGQSGAFLIYQEGSLVIRAIRDYFQPDIGEILIDTDDIFDQACQFMAHVMPANVSRVKRYSDDVPLFSRFQIEHQIESAYSRQVNLPSGGAVVIDHTEALVSVDVNSGRATKGADIEETALRTNLEAADELARQLRLRDLGGLIVIDFIDMESAKNQREVESRLRDALRHDRARVQTGKISRFGLLELSRQRLRPALAETSYITCPRCNGTGHIRSTESSALHIVRILEEEAMKENTGAVHLQVPVDVATFLLNEKRVDIARIEMRHKVQLIIVPNRHLETPAHEIIRLRHDQLNAEDIALASYQMVQKPDEEQQRLPSKANERPPRQEAAVKGIAPAQPAPIAAAAPADAPPAAAPQPPSKGLFARIIGLFTGKKAEAPPPSALTTATEAAPKREGRGRSERSGEGRRGNGSRGRRNERDGDPQGGRSPRTERGENTERPQRNAAPAERPERSERAERTEKAERAEGGRRGRGQRVNRDEEAVERNERTTELRSAIVDEDRLTAGTAGVLAAAATAETLAPEAAASETPAAEIATEEGAPTEKRRRRGRGRGRRSGEAQASAAVSGEDSAEAQGEDSAPVPAPTPDSEADDALASIPPSAPSEERVGSNAAPVAEATLTPQPLEHSTAADTPAQAEPELPVAVSAAVSIEPAPQTPAEAPPAPVRIVAPVPPAPDAAASPAAEAPFASEPGIEVAATAPAPAIAAAAIVEHAEPAAPSGSTAIEAEPVPETAAEAPIEAPLPADEAEPAAGRPELAPNAPAPVADDNGLIKIETDPSKIVQFGSGAVEPPVRLGRKPRTAPVVVDEPLQQVETHK; encoded by the coding sequence ATGAAGCGCATGCTTTTCAACGCGACGCAGGCCGAAGAACTACGCGTCGCAATCGTGGACGGTCAGAAACTGATCGATCTCGATATCGAATCGGCCGCAAAAGAAGAACGCAAGAGCAACATCTACAAGGCGGTCATCACCCGCATCGAGCCCAGCCTCGAAGCGGCCTTCGTCGACTACGGCGCCGAGCGCCACGGCTTCCTGCCGTTCAAGGAAATCTCGCGCACCTACTTCCAGCCCGGCGTCGATGCCGGCAAGGCCTCGATCAAGGAAGCCCTCAGAGAAGGCCAGGAACTCATCGTCCAGGTGGAAAAGGACGAGCGCGGCAACAAGGGCGCGGCGCTCACCACCTACATCTCGCTCGCCGGCCGCTATCTGGTGCTGATGCCCAACAACCCGCGCGGCGGCGGCGTCTCGCGCCGCGTCGAGGGCGACGAGCGCGCCGAACTGCGCGAGGCGATGGACCAGCTCGAAGTCCCCTCGGGGATGAGCCTGATCGCGCGCACCGCGGCGATCGGCCGCTCCGCCGAAGAGCTGCAGTGGGACCTCAACTACCTGCTGCAGCTGTGGACCGCGATCGAAGGCGCGGCGCAGGGCCAGTCCGGCGCGTTCCTGATCTACCAGGAAGGCAGCCTGGTGATCCGCGCGATCCGCGACTACTTCCAGCCCGACATCGGCGAGATCCTGATCGACACCGACGACATCTTCGACCAGGCGTGCCAGTTCATGGCCCACGTCATGCCTGCGAACGTCTCCCGGGTGAAGCGCTACAGCGACGACGTGCCGCTGTTCTCGCGCTTCCAGATCGAGCACCAGATCGAATCGGCCTATTCGCGCCAGGTGAACCTGCCCTCGGGCGGCGCGGTCGTGATCGACCATACCGAGGCGCTGGTGTCGGTCGACGTCAACTCGGGCCGCGCCACCAAGGGCGCCGACATCGAGGAAACCGCGCTGCGCACCAACCTCGAAGCCGCCGACGAGCTTGCCCGCCAGCTGCGCCTGCGCGACCTCGGCGGCCTGATCGTGATCGACTTCATCGACATGGAGTCGGCGAAGAACCAGCGCGAAGTCGAAAGCCGCCTGCGCGACGCCCTGCGCCACGACCGCGCACGGGTACAGACCGGCAAGATCAGCCGCTTCGGCCTGCTCGAGCTCTCCCGCCAGCGCCTGCGTCCGGCGCTCGCCGAAACCAGCTACATCACCTGCCCGCGCTGCAACGGCACCGGCCATATCCGCAGCACCGAATCGTCGGCGCTGCACATCGTGCGCATCCTCGAAGAGGAAGCGATGAAGGAGAACACCGGCGCGGTGCACCTGCAGGTGCCGGTCGACGTCGCAACCTTCCTCCTCAACGAGAAGCGCGTCGATATCGCCCGCATCGAGATGCGCCACAAGGTGCAGCTGATCATCGTCCCGAACCGCCATCTGGAGACGCCGGCGCACGAGATCATCCGCCTGCGCCACGACCAGCTCAACGCCGAAGACATCGCCCTGGCCAGCTACCAGATGGTGCAGAAGCCGGACGAAGAGCAGCAGCGCCTGCCGTCGAAGGCCAACGAGCGCCCGCCGCGCCAGGAAGCCGCGGTCAAGGGCATCGCCCCGGCCCAGCCGGCACCGATCGCAGCCGCCGCGCCGGCCGATGCGCCTCCCGCGGCGGCGCCCCAGCCTCCGTCGAAGGGCTTGTTCGCCCGCATCATCGGCCTGTTCACCGGCAAGAAGGCCGAAGCGCCGCCGCCGTCGGCACTCACCACTGCGACTGAAGCCGCGCCGAAGCGGGAGGGCCGCGGCCGCAGCGAGCGCAGTGGCGAAGGCCGCCGTGGCAACGGCAGCCGTGGCCGCCGCAACGAGCGTGACGGCGACCCCCAGGGCGGACGCAGCCCCCGCACCGAGCGCGGCGAAAACACCGAGCGCCCGCAACGCAACGCGGCTCCTGCAGAGCGGCCCGAGCGCAGCGAGCGCGCCGAACGCACGGAAAAGGCTGAGCGCGCCGAAGGCGGTCGCCGCGGCCGCGGTCAGCGCGTCAACCGCGACGAAGAAGCGGTCGAGCGCAACGAAAGGACGACCGAGCTTCGCAGCGCGATCGTCGACGAGGACCGGCTGACAGCAGGCACCGCAGGCGTCCTTGCGGCCGCGGCCACTGCCGAGACGCTCGCCCCGGAAGCCGCAGCCAGCGAAACGCCAGCCGCCGAAATCGCCACTGAAGAAGGCGCCCCGACCGAGAAGCGCCGCCGTCGCGGTCGTGGTCGCGGCCGCCGTTCCGGTGAAGCGCAAGCCAGCGCGGCGGTCTCCGGCGAGGACAGCGCCGAAGCCCAGGGCGAAGATAGCGCGCCCGTGCCAGCTCCCACCCCGGACTCCGAGGCGGACGATGCGCTTGCGTCCATTCCCCCCTCGGCTCCGAGCGAGGAGCGCGTCGGCAGCAACGCGGCACCAGTTGCCGAAGCAACGCTGACTCCCCAGCCGCTCGAGCACAGCACGGCGGCGGATACGCCCGCGCAAGCCGAACCGGAACTCCCGGTCGCCGTGTCCGCCGCAGTGAGCATCGAGCCTGCACCGCAAACGCCGGCCGAAGCACCGCCGGCCCCGGTCCGCATCGTTGCCCCGGTGCCCCCCGCGCCGGATGCAGCCGCCAGCCCGGCGGCCGAGGCACCGTTTGCGTCCGAGCCGGGCATCGAGGTCGCAGCGACCGCACCGGCGCCGGCCATCGCCGCAGCGGCAATCGTCGAACACGCCGAACCGGCCGCGCCCAGCGGCAGCACCGCAATCGAAGCCGAGCCCGTACCGGAGACCGCTGCCGAAGCGCCGATCGAAGCGCCCTTGCCGGCCGATGAAGCCGAGCCGGCGGCAGGCCGACCCGAGCTCGCCCCGAACGCGCCGGCCCCGGTTGCGGACGACAACGGACTGATCAAGATCGAAACCGATCCGTCCAAGATCGTACAGTTCGGCAGCGGCGCGGTCGAACCTCCGGTGCGTCTTGGCCGCAAACCGCGCACGGCTCCGGTCGTCGTCGATGAGCCGCTGCAGCAGGTGGAAACCCACAAGTAA
- a CDS encoding RluA family pseudouridine synthase produces the protein MTTIEGKAIAVRHERIDEEAAGQRIDNYLLRIAKGVPKSHVYRILRSGEVRVNGRRVQQTYRLAEGDEVRIPPIRIAEPARTAPAPAGKPLPVVYEDDALLVIDKPSGKAVHGGSGVSYGVIEQLRAQRPDVRLLELAHRLDRETSGLLIVAKKRSALTALHDMLREGRVEKRYLTLVPGRWANSLQHVRAPLYKYLTAEGERRVRVSDEGKPAHSVMRLVRRWGGYSLLEVELKTGRTHQIRVHLAHLGFPLCGDDKYGDFALNKRLEGEGLKRMFLHAAQLSFRHPLTGEALAFESPLPGDLQSFIERLDAAEKKHG, from the coding sequence ATGACGACGATTGAAGGCAAAGCGATCGCGGTTCGCCACGAGCGCATCGATGAGGAGGCTGCGGGGCAGCGCATCGACAACTACCTGTTGCGCATCGCCAAGGGGGTGCCGAAAAGTCACGTCTATCGCATCCTGCGCAGCGGCGAAGTCCGCGTCAATGGACGCCGGGTGCAGCAGACCTACCGCCTGGCGGAAGGGGACGAGGTGCGTATTCCGCCGATCCGTATCGCCGAGCCGGCACGCACTGCGCCGGCGCCGGCGGGCAAGCCGTTGCCGGTGGTGTACGAGGACGACGCGCTGCTCGTCATCGACAAGCCTTCGGGCAAGGCGGTGCATGGCGGCAGCGGGGTGAGCTACGGCGTCATCGAGCAGTTGCGCGCGCAGCGCCCCGACGTGCGCCTGCTCGAGCTGGCGCACCGGCTCGACCGGGAAACCTCGGGTCTCTTGATCGTCGCCAAGAAGCGCTCCGCGCTCACCGCCCTGCACGACATGCTGCGCGAAGGCCGGGTGGAAAAGCGCTACCTGACCCTGGTGCCGGGGCGCTGGGCGAATTCGCTGCAGCATGTGAGGGCGCCGCTCTACAAGTACCTGACCGCCGAGGGCGAGCGCCGCGTGCGGGTGAGCGACGAGGGCAAGCCGGCGCACAGCGTGATGCGGCTGGTCAGGCGCTGGGGCGGCTACAGCCTGCTCGAGGTGGAGCTGAAGACCGGGCGCACGCATCAGATCCGGGTGCATCTGGCACACCTCGGCTTTCCGCTGTGCGGTGACGACAAATACGGCGATTTCGCCCTCAACAAGCGGCTCGAAGGCGAGGGGCTCAAGCGCATGTTCCTGCACGCCGCGCAGCTGAGCTTCCGCCATCCGCTGACGGGCGAGGCGCTTGCCTTCGAGTCGCCGTTGCCCGGCGACCTGCAATCCTTCATCGAGCGGCTCGATGCCGCGGAGAAAAAACATGGCTGA
- a CDS encoding HAD-IA family hydrolase yields the protein MAERFDLIVFDWDGTLMDSAAAIVRAMQAAACDLALPAPSDERARYVIGLGLGDALRHAVPELAEADYPRMVERYRHHYLSRDHELVLFEGVAEMLAGLAGRGRMLGVATGKSRVGLDRALGHTGLGTYFHSTRCADECFSKPHPAMLEQLMDELGVPPERTLMVGDTTHDLQMAKNAGTAALAVSFGAHPVAALEAESPLACVHRPHELARWLFEHA from the coding sequence ATGGCTGAGCGCTTCGATCTGATCGTCTTCGACTGGGACGGCACGCTGATGGATTCGGCCGCGGCGATCGTGCGTGCGATGCAGGCGGCGGCGTGCGACCTTGCCCTGCCGGCGCCGTCGGACGAGCGTGCGCGCTACGTCATCGGCCTGGGGCTGGGGGACGCGTTGCGCCATGCGGTGCCGGAACTGGCGGAAGCCGATTATCCGCGCATGGTCGAGCGCTACCGTCACCACTACCTGTCGCGCGACCATGAGCTGGTGCTGTTTGAAGGTGTTGCCGAAATGCTCGCCGGCCTCGCTGGGCGCGGGCGGATGCTCGGCGTGGCGACCGGCAAGAGCCGGGTCGGGCTCGACCGTGCGCTCGGCCATACCGGGCTCGGCACTTATTTCCACAGCACGCGCTGCGCGGACGAGTGTTTTTCCAAACCCCATCCGGCGATGCTCGAGCAGCTGATGGACGAACTGGGCGTGCCCCCCGAGCGCACGCTGATGGTTGGCGACACCACGCACGATCTGCAGATGGCGAAGAATGCCGGCACGGCCGCGCTCGCGGTCAGCTTCGGCGCGCATCCGGTGGCGGCGCTGGAGGCCGAGTCGCCGCTGGCCTGCGTGCATCGGCCGCACGAGCTGGCGCGCTGGCTGTTCGAGCACGCCTGA
- a CDS encoding SAM-dependent methyltransferase has translation MSQARVTPPAPPTGTLYLIPVALGETPWAAFLPAQAQAIAASLRHFVVETARAARAHLKQLDYPHPLRETDIRELPADPQAADPALLDALLAPALNGTDLGLMSDAGCPAVADPGARLVARAHARGIRVVPLVGPSSILLGLMGSGLNGQSFAFHGYLPVDEAGRDTALRALESESRQLGRTQIFIETPYRNERMFDALLKLLRPETRLCVACELNTASELLLTRSIRDWKKAPHPALAKRPALFLLLA, from the coding sequence GTGAGCCAGGCTCGAGTCACCCCGCCCGCCCCCCCGACAGGGACGCTTTACCTCATCCCGGTCGCCCTCGGCGAAACCCCCTGGGCGGCGTTCCTGCCGGCGCAGGCGCAGGCCATCGCCGCCAGCCTGCGCCACTTCGTGGTCGAAACCGCGCGCGCCGCACGCGCCCACCTGAAGCAGCTCGACTACCCGCACCCGCTGCGCGAAACCGACATCCGGGAACTGCCCGCCGATCCACAGGCCGCCGACCCCGCCCTGCTCGACGCCCTCCTCGCTCCCGCGCTGAACGGCACCGACCTCGGCCTGATGTCGGACGCCGGCTGCCCGGCGGTCGCCGACCCCGGCGCCCGCCTGGTCGCCCGCGCCCACGCACGGGGTATTCGCGTCGTACCGCTGGTCGGCCCCTCCTCCATCCTGCTCGGCCTGATGGGCTCCGGGCTGAACGGCCAGAGCTTCGCCTTTCACGGTTACCTGCCTGTCGATGAAGCCGGGCGCGACACCGCCCTGCGCGCGCTCGAGAGCGAATCGCGCCAGCTCGGCCGCACCCAGATCTTCATCGAGACGCCGTATCGCAACGAGCGCATGTTCGACGCCCTGCTCAAGCTGCTTCGGCCCGAAACCCGCCTGTGCGTCGCCTGCGAACTCAACACCGCAAGCGAGCTCCTCCTCACCCGCAGCATCCGCGACTGGAAGAAAGCGCCACACCCGGCACTCGCCAAACGCCCGGCGCTGTTCCTGCTCCTGGCCTGA
- a CDS encoding Maf family protein, translating into MNLVLASTSAYRRMLLERLQLPFSTDRPETDETPLPGEYPATTAERLAAEKARAVAVRWPDALIIGSDQVACLGDEIFGKPGTEERAIAQLQRMRGQTVTFHTALAVLNTRSGRLQVEGVPTQVRFRPLSDDEIRRYVAKERPLDCAGSAKSEGLGITLLDAMPGDDPTALIGLPLIALARMLRAEGLELP; encoded by the coding sequence ATGAACCTCGTCCTCGCCTCGACTTCCGCCTACCGCCGGATGCTGCTCGAGCGGCTGCAGCTGCCGTTCTCGACCGACCGTCCTGAAACCGACGAGACGCCGCTGCCCGGCGAGTACCCCGCAACGACCGCGGAGCGGCTGGCGGCCGAGAAGGCGCGGGCCGTCGCCGTGCGCTGGCCCGACGCCCTCATCATCGGCAGCGACCAGGTCGCCTGCCTCGGCGACGAGATCTTCGGCAAACCCGGCACCGAAGAACGCGCCATCGCCCAGTTGCAGCGCATGCGCGGGCAGACGGTCACCTTCCATACCGCCCTCGCCGTACTCAACACCCGCAGTGGCCGGCTGCAGGTCGAAGGCGTGCCGACGCAGGTCCGCTTCCGTCCGCTGAGCGACGACGAGATCCGCCGCTATGTCGCCAAGGAACGCCCGCTCGATTGCGCCGGCAGCGCCAAATCGGAAGGATTGGGGATCACCCTGCTCGACGCCATGCCCGGCGACGACCCCACCGCGCTGATCGGCCTGCCGCTGATCGCCCTCGCCCGCATGCTGCGCGCCGAAGGCCTGGAGCTGCCGTGA
- a CDS encoding YceD family protein encodes MSQQGIPSRVISDPFRFAAEARSIQGEVAVADLLRLSDVLASTEGVVRWKLEGSLVGEVARREPRLRLTASGQLDLCCQRCLGGLAWVLKLDTQLQLVRAGQPIPEEELENDEFDAIEVGDEFDALALLEDEILLALPVAPRHENCDAPRPVGGASKESPFAALASLRGSPSAK; translated from the coding sequence ATGTCGCAACAAGGCATCCCGTCGAGAGTCATCTCCGACCCTTTCAGGTTTGCCGCAGAGGCGCGCTCGATTCAGGGCGAGGTCGCTGTGGCGGATTTGCTGCGCTTGAGCGATGTCCTTGCCTCGACCGAAGGCGTGGTGCGCTGGAAGCTGGAAGGTTCGCTGGTCGGGGAAGTGGCCCGGCGAGAGCCGCGGTTGCGCCTGACCGCGAGCGGGCAGCTCGATCTGTGTTGCCAGCGCTGTCTGGGCGGCCTTGCGTGGGTGCTCAAGCTCGATACGCAGTTGCAACTGGTCAGGGCTGGGCAGCCGATCCCGGAAGAAGAGCTTGAAAACGACGAGTTCGATGCGATCGAGGTCGGTGACGAGTTCGATGCGCTGGCGCTTCTCGAAGACGAGATCCTGCTGGCGCTGCCGGTCGCACCGCGGCACGAAAATTGTGACGCGCCCCGCCCGGTGGGGGGGGCGTCAAAAGAATCGCCTTTCGCTGCGCTGGCGTCGCTGCGAGGCAGTCCCAGCGCGAAATAG
- the rpmF gene encoding 50S ribosomal protein L32 has translation MAVQQNKKSPSKRGMHRAHDFLTGPALAVEPTTGEVHLRHHISPNGFYRGKKVLKVKGE, from the coding sequence ATGGCCGTTCAGCAGAACAAGAAGTCCCCGTCCAAGCGTGGCATGCATCGTGCGCACGATTTCCTTACCGGCCCGGCGCTGGCCGTGGAACCGACCACCGGTGAAGTGCATCTGCGCCACCACATCAGCCCCAATGGCTTTTACCGCGGCAAGAAGGTCCTGAAGGTCAAGGGCGAGTAA
- the plsX gene encoding phosphate acyltransferase PlsX, giving the protein MGVTIAVDCMGGDHGPVVTVPAALSFLRSHSEANAILVGREEAIRPLLGTAAADFGSRLQLRPASEVVAMDDPPAIAMRTKKDSSMRVAIDLVKAGNADAAVSAGNTGALMAISRFVLKTLAGIDRPAIATILPSLKGHTYMLDLGANVDCSAEHLLQFGIMGAMLVAAIEHKERPSVGLLNIGEEAIKGNDVVKEAGELLRGSGLNFHGNVEGNDIYEGTVDVVVCDGFVGNVALKTSEGLAQMLGAFLKEEFGRSLPAKLMGLVALPVLKRFKRRVDHRLYNGAPLLGLRGVVLKSHGSADALAFANALSRAAEAASNRLIERISERMASMNEVKA; this is encoded by the coding sequence ATGGGTGTCACCATTGCGGTCGATTGCATGGGTGGCGATCACGGCCCGGTCGTGACCGTGCCTGCTGCGCTGTCCTTCCTGCGCAGCCATTCCGAAGCCAATGCAATCCTGGTGGGGCGGGAGGAGGCGATCCGGCCCCTGCTCGGCACGGCAGCGGCCGACTTCGGTTCGCGCCTGCAGCTGCGGCCCGCTTCCGAAGTCGTGGCGATGGACGATCCGCCCGCGATCGCCATGCGCACGAAGAAGGATTCTTCGATGCGGGTGGCGATCGATCTGGTCAAGGCGGGCAATGCCGATGCCGCCGTGTCGGCCGGGAATACTGGCGCGCTGATGGCGATTTCGCGCTTTGTGTTGAAGACGCTGGCGGGCATCGACCGGCCGGCGATCGCCACCATCCTTCCTTCGCTGAAGGGCCACACCTACATGCTCGACCTCGGCGCCAACGTGGACTGCTCGGCCGAGCATCTGCTCCAGTTCGGCATCATGGGGGCGATGCTGGTGGCGGCCATCGAGCACAAGGAACGCCCCAGTGTCGGCCTGTTGAACATCGGCGAGGAAGCGATCAAGGGCAACGACGTGGTCAAGGAGGCGGGCGAACTGCTGCGCGGCAGCGGCCTGAATTTCCATGGCAACGTCGAGGGCAACGACATCTACGAGGGGACGGTCGATGTGGTCGTCTGCGACGGCTTCGTCGGCAACGTCGCGCTGAAAACCTCGGAGGGGCTAGCCCAGATGCTGGGCGCCTTCCTCAAGGAAGAGTTCGGCCGCTCCCTGCCGGCCAAGCTGATGGGGCTGGTCGCGCTGCCGGTGCTCAAGCGCTTCAAGCGCCGGGTGGACCATCGCCTGTACAACGGTGCCCCGCTCCTCGGTTTGCGCGGCGTCGTTCTCAAAAGCCACGGCTCGGCCGATGCGCTCGCTTTTGCGAACGCGCTGTCGCGTGCAGCCGAGGCCGCATCCAACCGGCTCATCGAGCGCATTTCCGAGCGCATGGCGAGCATGAATGAGGTGAAGGCATGA
- a CDS encoding beta-ketoacyl-ACP synthase III, translating to MIYARIAGTGSCLPGNPVSNEDLVARGIDTSDEWIVSRSGIRSRYLAAADVGASDLARVAAEHAIEAAGCEADDIDLIIVATSTPDYIFPSTAALVQSKLGIRNGGPAFDVQAVCSGFVYALTVAEKFIRSGSHTRALVIGAEVFSRILDWSDRATCVLFGDGAGAVVLEASTQPGIRASALHADGSHHPILCVPGGVASGQVIGDPFLRMDGQAVFKFAVKVLGDVAQEVLEQAGAPADSVDWLIPHQANIRIIQATARRLGLPMERVVTTVDHHGNTSAASIPLALDEAVRSGQVRRGQRLVVEGVGGGFTWGAALIDF from the coding sequence ATGATCTACGCACGGATCGCCGGCACCGGCAGCTGTCTGCCGGGCAACCCGGTGAGCAACGAGGACTTGGTCGCGCGCGGCATCGACACGTCGGACGAGTGGATCGTCAGCCGCTCGGGGATCCGCAGCCGTTACCTCGCCGCTGCCGATGTCGGAGCGAGCGATCTGGCGCGTGTCGCCGCCGAGCACGCGATCGAAGCCGCCGGTTGCGAGGCCGACGACATCGACCTGATCATCGTCGCCACGTCGACGCCCGACTATATCTTTCCGAGTACCGCCGCCTTGGTGCAGTCCAAGCTCGGGATCCGCAACGGCGGCCCCGCGTTCGACGTCCAGGCCGTGTGCAGCGGCTTCGTCTATGCGCTGACGGTGGCGGAGAAGTTCATCCGCTCGGGTAGCCACACGCGTGCCCTGGTGATCGGTGCCGAAGTGTTCTCGCGCATCCTCGACTGGTCGGACCGGGCCACCTGCGTGCTGTTCGGCGACGGCGCCGGCGCGGTCGTGCTCGAGGCCTCGACGCAGCCCGGGATCCGCGCCAGCGCGCTGCACGCCGACGGCAGCCACCATCCGATCCTGTGCGTGCCCGGCGGCGTCGCTTCGGGTCAGGTGATCGGCGATCCTTTCCTGCGCATGGACGGGCAGGCAGTGTTCAAATTCGCGGTCAAGGTGCTCGGCGATGTCGCCCAGGAAGTGCTGGAGCAGGCCGGTGCGCCGGCCGACAGCGTCGACTGGCTGATTCCCCACCAGGCCAACATCCGCATCATCCAGGCGACCGCCAGGCGCCTTGGCCTGCCGATGGAGCGCGTCGTCACCACCGTTGATCACCACGGCAATACTTCGGCGGCCTCGATCCCGCTCGCGCTCGACGAAGCGGTGCGCAGCGGCCAGGTCCGCCGCGGCCAGCGCCTGGTGGTGGAAGGCGTGGGCGGCGGTTTCACCTGGGGCGCGGCCCTGATCGATTTCTGA
- the fabD gene encoding ACP S-malonyltransferase, which produces MAFALVFPGQGSQSVGMMAAYGDSTVIRDTFAEASDALGEDLWAMVCDGPAERLALTVNTQPLMLTAGVATWRAWRAGGGAKPAMVAGHSLGEYSALVAAGAMAFKDAVPLVRFRAQAMQEAVPAGEGAMAAVMGLEADAVREACAEAAQGEVVEAANLNAPGQIVIAGARAAVERASGIAKAKGAKRAVLLPVSAPFHCALMRPAAERLAGRLAGVTISKPEIDVINNADVAIYDEPEKIRDALVRQAFSPVRWIELVQAMAARGMSHVIECGPGKVLAGMTKRIAKEVEGGSAHDAASLEESIAATR; this is translated from the coding sequence ATGGCATTTGCGCTGGTTTTTCCCGGCCAGGGGTCGCAGTCCGTCGGCATGATGGCTGCGTATGGGGATTCGACCGTGATTCGTGACACCTTCGCCGAGGCGTCGGATGCCCTCGGCGAGGATCTGTGGGCGATGGTCTGCGACGGCCCGGCCGAGCGCCTGGCCCTGACCGTCAACACCCAGCCGCTGATGCTGACCGCAGGGGTGGCGACCTGGCGCGCCTGGCGGGCGGGCGGTGGGGCGAAGCCGGCGATGGTCGCGGGGCACAGCCTGGGTGAATACTCCGCACTGGTCGCGGCCGGGGCGATGGCGTTCAAGGACGCGGTGCCGCTGGTGCGCTTTCGCGCCCAGGCGATGCAGGAAGCGGTGCCGGCGGGCGAAGGCGCGATGGCTGCGGTGATGGGCCTGGAAGCCGATGCGGTGCGCGAAGCTTGTGCGGAAGCGGCGCAGGGGGAGGTGGTCGAGGCCGCGAACCTGAACGCGCCCGGCCAGATCGTGATCGCCGGTGCCCGGGCCGCGGTCGAGCGTGCGAGCGGGATTGCCAAGGCCAAGGGTGCCAAGCGTGCCGTGCTGCTGCCGGTGTCCGCGCCGTTCCACTGTGCGCTGATGCGTCCGGCGGCCGAGCGCCTGGCCGGGCGCCTGGCCGGCGTGACGATTTCGAAGCCGGAAATCGACGTCATCAACAACGCCGATGTGGCCATCTATGATGAGCCGGAGAAGATCCGCGATGCCTTGGTGCGCCAGGCCTTCTCGCCGGTGCGCTGGATCGAGCTGGTGCAGGCGATGGCCGCGCGCGGCATGAGCCACGTCATCGAGTGCGGCCCGGGCAAGGTGCTGGCGGGGATGACCAAGCGCATCGCCAAGGAAGTGGAGGGCGGCTCGGCGCACGACGCGGCGAGCCTGGAAGAATCGATTGCGGCAACGAGGTAA